DNA sequence from the Liolophura sinensis isolate JHLJ2023 chromosome 1, CUHK_Ljap_v2, whole genome shotgun sequence genome:
TGATGGAAGTTTTAAATGGAGCTGTTTCCCTTCGATGAGAAACTGTAAGCACCAAACAATATCGGTATCTATACTGACAAAGTTGAACACATGCATGTGGACCAAGTATGTCAAATGACAAACGAGGCAATTCGCTCGGAGTTTTACAGTTTAAAAGTATGGGAAGATGACTTCCAGACTTAGCACTAAATTACTAAAAATTTTGACTAGAATGTTACGGAAGTTAGAAACAAGGTTTCGTTTACCAAAACATGGCTTAAATATACCAATTATACAAGGCGAAAACATGCACCTGGTGTTTGTTGAAGAGTTTAACTGAACGCTCGGCACATGCTTTTGACTGAATGACTTCATATTTCCCCAAACAGGCATTTTCTGGGAATATGATTActatatatttttggaaatatatCATGGAATgtccaaattttaattttcactgacatgGTCAAATGTACGAAAAGGTGACATCTAATAACTGCTTGAAGTTAACATGTATAGTTTCACTTCCTCGTCAGTATAACTTGATCATAACATCCAATAAACATGGCGCCTACCTTATTGCAGTGAGCAGAGATATAAAAGGTGTTACCCCTATACCTCCCGCTATACACAGTAGCACCCTATATTTCCTAACGTCCTCCATTGGGCTGCAGAATGGACCATCTACTCGTAAACAATGTCTGGAAAGTCAAATAAAATGGAATGATTCCATGGGAGACAACTCGCGTGCAAAAAGGACATAAAATATAGTAATCTCTTTACGTACTCTCGCTGTAACTGTAAGAGGcttttgaccaatgaggtcgcgtgttcgaactAGGTTTTGTCATGTTTCTGTCATGTTACTTGGACATGGTTTACCAACGGCATTCATCTTAACATCCATAATCCTAACCACCGCCTtatgtgaaaaagtcttgaTTATACgttaatcaaatatataactgTTCACAGACCTAGCAGTATGAAAAATCCTTATGGCCGTACTAACGGTACCAAtctgtttatattttctgttaagatatatacacatgggCGAGCCGGAATAAGGGCAACGAGGACTCCCGGTGAAAGGTATTTTGATAGATTGATGCAGTATTATGATTTTTCTTAATGATTATGATAGGTACGGCGAATCTTCCATTGATCGTATTCAGAAATACAATGTGGGTAACTGATAATGGACTGAGAAGTACTCAGATGCTGAAATGACCTGACATTTGCAGTTAAGCCGAATTCCCAACCCAATTTGTTGCCTTGACAGAAGCGTGAATGTTTACATATAGGTCCTCTACGGTAACAAATAAACTATAGCAATTTCTCGCGTAATATGACATGAATTTAGAGAAATATCCTGCTGATTTGCCTCAACGAAAATacgattttaatgtttttgtttccgTTAACGGTTTATCATTTTGCCTTTTTCGCTTCTTTGAgagaaaatattatatataaagcTAGTAAATCTAAGCACTCGGCCAAAGAAACTTACCGCATGTTTTCCACGGCTTCATTCTCTAATCTGTCGTGTGAATTTAATAACAGTTTTCTCAACTTTTCTGCAATAATCAATAAAGCAATCTGTATGTCTCTATGTAAACAATATTAAGtattttgaaagaatttttaACCAGTTTGATGAAACTTTAATGGTTTCCATCTGTCAAACAACACACTGTATTTGTCAATATCATTACAGCTACATTCCACTGAAGACCGTATAGACTATAGATGTAGTATTGCATGCAGCATGGTAGCATATGTAAATTACAGTCTTCTAGAAAGACAGTCGGGCTGCTTTTTTAACACTTTATAAAACCAAATCGTCGCAGGACCAAATTCTCGGGATTAACATTTTTCATGAACTTCAATCTGTTTATATATTGCTTCCCTGTTCACATTACACTACATGAATCATGTCATGTGGTAAACCATCAACAAGCGGCTTCCGTGGCCGATTAAATAACTCATGCTGCCTTTCTCTtcagtcgtatgtgggaaggtctgccagtagtCTGCGGATGATTGGTTAACTCTTgcacaggtttcctcccaccataatgatggcacctatgagtgaaatactcttcagtacgacgtaaataAATCGCCCACAACGTTCTTCAATAAATGAGACTTACCTCTCCTGTACCAACGCTCCCTAGCCTAATGGTCAATAGTAATAAATACGTCTCTAAACACGTTTGATTCTAATTTTCGCGCACTCGGAGGCCATCATATACATTAGGACAATTATATGTTTGGTAATTGTTTGGGGTGCTattcaaaatttcatccaaaccACTCTTGTTGACCTCCGTCTAACCCTGtctgtgtacaattttgtaatACATCACAGTTTATATTTTGCTCGTAAAGCAAAGAGATAGTTCACAAGAAATGTAGCATTACATTAAAGCATTTTTGCGTTTTTACATAGCAATGTAGCATTacattaaagcgttttttgcgTTTTTACATAGCAATGTAGCATCACTTTAAAGCATTTTTGCGTTTTTACATAGCAATGTAGCGTTACATTAAAGTATTTTTGCGTTTTTACAGAGCTTGAAACGACATACTTAGTCGGGAAATGTTACGATTTCGAATAAATGCGCGACAGACAGAAACGATACATGGCTCAAAGTCATGTGTGCTTTCTAATTTACTAATGTGTAAACTTCTTCAGGCGTTACATTAAAGTATTTTTGCGTTTTTTTACAAAGCTTGAAACGACATATTTAGTCGGAAAATGTTACGATTTCGAATAAATGCGCGACAAAAACGATACATGGTTCTTTCTAATTGATTAATATGTAaacttcttcagtatggcgttataCAATAATCGAATAAATCGATGTTAATATGAAATTCTGTTAATGCACTCCATAGTTACCAAATCACCTGACCAGTCACCACGTGCTCTGATATGTACGGAAAAGCTGGGCCTTTCGGACACTGGGCActtgaaaaaaagaagataatTCCGATGTGAAATTTACAAAGATGACTTTGCGTGAAAAAGATTGATCGTAGTTTTTGTAAAGCAGATTAAAGTGCTGTTACGAGATATAATTCGCATAAAATGGCCATCGGCATCAGAAAATAAACCTGCGGCTACAATTTATGTGGAATTTACGCTTGATTCATTGAGGAAATCTTTATGAACGAAACAGCATCGTGAAAAATTTATCGGCCGCATTAATGTCACATTTCACACTTGCAAAAATTCGGAAGAAACCAAACATTGTTATTTATAGAAAAGTTTCCTTGAAAATCTTTTTTCAGACACCGTCCCTAAATCACTTACCATTGTCAAGGAAAATGGATGCCACTCAAAAGTCGAAATCCTGGGACACTGGAGAAGTATAAACTGAAAATGTGATGTGAAAGTGGAGATCTGTTTTCGAAATTACTTCAGTAAAAACAATtatgaagaaaacaatataaatgtacttaATCAAGCTTATCAACAGattattttaaaaagaattaaaagaCGAACGAGAACATTTTGAATCGTTTTCcagttctcttgtaagtaagaGAGGATCAAGCAGACCTGGAATGGAACTCACATTGTTCAGAGGCTCCAGGGTCGATCAGCTGCaccagcacgctaaccacggATGCCACGGGTTTTATTTAGGGAGGTGTTAATGTGAACACAGCAAGTATATTATTACCTATACAGGTACTAAAGGTAAATTTTGGAACTCATtcgtttgttttgatttattacCTGTCCAGGTTTAGCTGCGAATCCTGGTCTCTCTAACTGCAGTTCTACAACATCACAGGGGTGGTTCTTCACGGCTACCAGTTTTACCTGGGTCAGTCGCCGCGTGAATCGGTAGACAGTGTCACAGACGTACACCAGCAGCGGTCCGCTCACCCACAACCAAGACTGAAATGTGAACACAACTAAGGCTGAAATGTGAGCACAACCGAGACTAAAATGTGAGCACAACGAAGACTGAAATCTGAACATAACCAAGGCTGGGATTGGAGCACAACCGAGACTGAAATGTGAACACAACCAAGGCTGAAATTGGAGCACAACCGAAACTGAAATTTGAACACAACCAAAGCTTAAACATGAACACAACCGGGACTGAAAGATGAACACAATCGGAACTTAAATATGAACACAATCAAGGCTGAAATGTGAACACAACCAAgactaaaatgtgaaaaaaagcgAGACTGAAATATGAACACAGCCAAAACTGAAATATGAACGCAACCAAGACAAAATTTTGAGCACAACTAAGACTGAAATGTGATCGCAAACAAGACTAAACGGTGAACACAAGCAAACTTGAATATGACAATAACGAGAAACGAGAAATAACGTTAGGTCTAAACACAACGCTCTTGTACTTTTATCGTCAACTTTATGACAACATGACGTCATCCTTGTATTAAGCACCTAGTAAGCTACATGAATTATTCTCAAAGTAATATTCAAAGACAGATTTGGTGATACTTGACTGATACGCTGACTGAAGAAGTCCTCCAATTCGGAGCCAAGGAAATTAAATGAATCACCTTCAAAAGAATATTCAGAGAAATAGGTATAACATTCAAAGAAAACGGATATGAAGCTGACAAGATGACGTCACTAATAATATAACGGAAATTAAATGGTAAAACGTTAACTCTCTACAAATCAATTTTTATTTGATACGTAGTAACGCTATCGGGTTTAATCAGTCTACGCGATGAAACATAGTCAACATACTGCTACATCAAAGATACCGTGTTCTTTGATGTTGTTTACTGCGACAATGACTAAACTAAGTCTACGACTAAAGGGCACGTCGTTTTACCATAAATAATACATACTGTTTTTCAGTTATCATTTCATTTCCTTCCAAATTTATCAAGTTTTTGTCGAGACGGATTTATGCCACCTTCCAGCCCTGCGAGATGTTTCCagtatgtgaaatattaacaAATCATTTAGCAATATGTTTTTTAGTTTTCAATCTACCGaaagcaaaatgaaattcaaatattaaaattaggTTCTCCTCTGTTAATCAGAATTGTTTGtataaattttaagataaaTCATGTCTCAGTTATGTAAGAAGATAGAACGCCGCTTACATAGCAGCCGATCTGTGTAAAACGTGGATTATCGTCACATGCTGTCCCAAAGTTGTATTCTGCTTCCGGTATTGGTTCTTGTCGTGTTTCTGGGAGTAATGTCATGTTACCGGAAGTTATATTTTTAATCGGACATCCAGGCGTATGGGAGTTCACGTTGATCTGTTTTCTGATTGGTCCCCTAGAAATGATAATAGCATTTCAATTAGCTAGTCCGTAAAATCATATGTGATTAATTGAAGTCCGAGTAGGCCAAGCTCTTTTCGTTAAAATAAACCAGTAAACACAGAATATGTCGACTATGATAATGGAAATGTTTCGGTTTCATATCGAGTAGGTTTTATTAAACAAGCCGTTCTTGAGATATTAATAATTATCTCCATATAACACACGTCTccattatacaaataaatcagtattgTTACAGCTGTTTTTAAGGGCTTACATCATTATCCTTTTTTCCTTTAGGGTTCCATACTATAGCGCTTGAAATAGAGAAAGCTTACAGGTATACTGACAAGAGGACAAATTTCACCGgatcatttgccaaatatcgCACTGTCGTGGTTGCTCTCTATGCCAGTCTTTTATATTTAGTTTGTCTTGTCGAGGCTGCTTGCAGCGAAAGGTACTAGTCGGACTACTTACTTGAGGGCATGAACCAGCAGAAGGACGtaaaacagcacaaacagaCGATGACAGTACCAGAATAGATCATAGTTGACGTTTCTGGAATAGAGAAGTGACATCATGCATGAGCAGCATCAGTCCACCACTGTCATTTTTCACTGTAAAGGACAAGCAAAAACAGAGGTGTTGATACTAACACATCTGGCACCACGTCTTGGAGCAAGACAGCTACCAGGCACAAGTCTTCAAAGCTTTACTTTACAGTTAagctttataatttttttcaatttggaTAACATTcccattattttattttcttttattgttttctcattAGATGGCGGAACTCTCAACCCCACTGACTTTGTATGTGCGAAAGGCTTCCAGTGggctcccacaataatgcttcAGTGCGCCGTAAaaactgaagagaaaaaaataatttaaacaagCCATGGTACTAAGGGGCgtttaatttgctactatttaagcatttacatgaacaaaacaTTAACTTAGGTAAAATGACCAGGGACTGTGTTTCACAGGTCACACtatcatcgctgctctggttttactctcttagctgcagtcttttatattgaAAGCAAAGCTGTACTAATGACCCGCAGAATCGCGTTTAGTGCAGGCGCTGCCCCCATGCACTTTGTAGCCCTGATGTGACTGAGTGCTTGGACATTGTTGTTTGTTGGCACATTCCCCTCATATTACCTTATATTAGTGACGCTGGAACTGACAATTAAGGAAAGCAGAATCATCATGAGGAAACCAGTCACTCCtggcactgaaaaaaaaaacagaaaatcaaattaataaaattagcgTGTGCTGATATAAATAAAGGCATGGAAagactatataaatatattgtgtgATGACAGGCTTATCAGCGTGAGCAGGTGGGAACGGCGCAATAGGGAATGTACATGAGATCTTATTCGGAGCCTAACGTGGCATTTTAGTAATGGGAGCCCTTCATTTTTTCAGAAACTCAGAAGACTCATGACGTAACTAATCCATGTGCTTAGCATTTGATCTCCCATCTCAGATGgtcattgtgaaaagcagatgCTAAGCATACGAATTAGCGAAGCTAAAAATATCGCCCCCCAAGGAAGAATGTAGTGACTGCGCGACTCACCAAACATCTTACTCAAACATGTAGGTACACAAAAACCGTACACTGTATACATCTTCCGCCACGTTGCAATCTTTGCAATCAATACCAGACGTTTCCACAGAGGGCACACTTGTTcataaacacattttttgtaaaGTACTTACAGTTCAAGTAAGCAAAGTCTTTACCCGGTGACATTTTGCAGTTTCTGCCGCACAACGCGGCTCACTGCCAGAAGAATAGTTCTTTTGGCTTATAGGCATTCATTCATAACCTAGTGCTTGGAAAACTCCAATGAAAGAGATGAAGTCATAGCGCTAGGGAttatgtaatttgctactatttaagcatttacatgaacagttagactaGCCTTGGTGAATCTCAGTTTTGCGTCTGACTGATGTGTATGTCGTCTTTCAATATGTAGCCACATGTGGTTTCTCATTATGTACCCACATCGTTTAACTTAACTGACTGGCTTAATATTCGCCACAGTGATTAACGGGTGTTCCCTGCGAGGTTTCTCGGCTATCTGTATCAATAAACACGACGATCACGAAGagtaaattgcactgaaatatCTTATCTAACAAAGAAAACTCATTGGTCTTACCTGTTTGTAAAAGTATCCATAAAGGGTCCTGGAAAAGGAAAATTTCCTGTGTTTAGAAGCTCTTTATCATAATGACAACCTGACttttaaataaagtaaaactggcatgttttttttttttgcaaaacaaTTGCATGAACCATGATTGTAATAACTCTTTTCTTTTCCTAGCCGAAATTAAAATGAAGTCTATTTATTTCTTGGTTAAATAAGTTGGCAACAATGCCGAAATCGAATCTCTATTTTTTTTACCCCGAATTAATTCGACCACGGGTTGGGCTTGACTACTCCATGCACCAGATTATCCCAAACACCTCAAATGTCAAAAGTATCAAGTTCCTTAATTCATACATTGTTACATAtctacttatttgtttgattgatgtttttcgcggtactcaagaatatttcagttatgcgacggtagccagcattatggtgggcctTGCTACATATGGGTGTATGTGTctatttttcaaggtttttcacGGGAATGCCGATGCTTCGCGAGTCCTGCGCAAACCGAGTCAGTGTCCTCTGGCCTAAATCTTGCCTTGCAGAAACCAAACAGTTGTATAAAGCTGCCCTACTTATATTGCGCTTACATAAATGTCAGAATACCAAATCTCCGGGCGAATGATAACAAATCCTTGGACTAAAGCACACTGAGCATCTAGCACACATGTCGTACTTAATATTCCGATAGAGTTATATACCTCAAAGGGAAATTCTAAGTAAGGCATTGGACCTAACCACAAAAATGTCAGCACATGTGTTCGGTCGGGTAGTGGCTGTAACACATGATACAATGTCTCTGTATCAAATTGAAATGTGGGTTTCCACCCTACGCATGCGGCGAAATGAGAGGAAACGGAAAAAATCTGTCTGCGCCGTTTTCACAGCCTTTATTCCGCTAGGAACTGTTTCCTAATTCGCCAtgacaaacaaacaagtcaCCTACACGGCTTGTGTTATAATCTCGATGCAAAACAGGGTACGTATACGGCCCCTAGATAACGAAGAGCAGAAGCATTTGCACTGGACGCAGATGGTTTTAATTGTCCAGTGAACATAAGACAATGGGCTTCTTTCATAAACAGGAGTCTGCGGGCAAGATAAGCCGAGACACATGTGGCCCCTATTTAACGTCGTTTCACTACCAGTGAAAGACAATAGGATGTGTTCCTTACATTATGAAGAGGCAAGGTTTCCTGTCAGTGTTACCTCTGGGATTGCTCGCGGGGGTTCGGCATGCCAGTCAGACCATAAGGTTAGTACTTCATTCAGTGTAGATATGAGTTGGGTTTCTTTTGTCCCACTTTCTGGACAGAAATAAACCCACAGCGCTTACAATAGTTAACACATAGTGTGTGAACACGATAAGAACTACCCTGGGGAAATCTTCCGGTTATTACGAAAAGGTCACTGTTTTGATTGGCTCACAGAGGGACACAAACCGAGAATTTCACGACGTAACACTGGTTCACGCATATGTAAGCTAGGGCCCACACTGATCCAAACTTGAACCCCATTAAGTCACTAGATAAAACCTTGCGCATACGACACTACCATCAGACTGGCatatacgacgtattttgttcAGCAAAATGAAGTTGGAGTGGCTTTAAGATAAAACCTTAACAGAGATAaaattgccagctatcacaatgtcttcgccgctctggttttactgtcttttctgtacgtctttaattatattaaagcGATTAGCATGAGAGCATGTACAAGTCATCTTAATATTCCCAACTGTCTCAACTGTCTTCGCATTACTCTGTTACAATGCTCTAGGGGCCAAGACCTACATGTTCATTATGCTTAGGAAAGACGTTTATTTTAACTGGAAGAAAATACACAagttgaaaatgtaaaatacgaCGTTGATAGTCTAATAATATGTTTTGTTCCTTTCACAGGGATCTTCATGCATACCTGTTTCGTTTACGTATTCTGCATGTAATGTACGAGTACAGACCTGGTCCTGGTATAGGGCGGCGTTCACGTCACGAATCACGTGATTATAGTACATGGAGAAGTTGCGCGCGTTCCACATATGAGCACTAAAGTGTACCactgaaaataagaaataaaacacatattataGTCAGGAACTTACACAAAAACGAATACATTTACTGACAGAGAATTTGTCTCAATTTACACTAAAATCGTTaagataaacataaatatagctTTCCACATATATTATGGTTTATCTTTTGTTATTAAAGATTGTTTTCGTGTTTTAAACCAGTTAAAATTTGCCTTTAAACATTTCATGGTTAGGGATGTGACATCTGCGGTACTTTAACAATTTAACGTACCGAATATATTTAAGGTTCATTAATGTATCATTTCCTGAAATCAGTGTAAAGAAATCGTTTCGCTACTTACTGGACGTTCCAACAATAAGATAGGCACAACAAATATGAAATCCTTTACAACAATCTAGTAGCATTCTCATCGTCCGTAGTTTCATCTGAAAATGAGAAACTTGCTTAATGCTATTTGTCTTCGTCGAATTCTTAGATGTTCTACTCTTATCTTTACCAATGTGTCAATAATAGTGCGAGTTAATATTGACccttaatacatttattttgggGCCCTCCGTGGCCCAGTGAACTAGCACGTCAGCGCggtgtaatgatccaggagcctcccaccaatgcggtcgttgtgagttcaagtccagctcatgctggcttcctctccgttcgcacttgggaaggtctgcctgcaagccggggatggttgtgggtttcccccgggctctgtccggtttcctcgcaccagaatgctgaccgccgtcgtataagtgaaatattccggtgtaaaatatcaatcaaataaataaatacataaataaataaatacatttattttggaaCCTGTAATCTGAATTCACTTGTCGCTGAAGTAAGAAATATAAATCTGCTTTTCAACGCTTCATACACTGATGCATTTTGAGGCATCGTCACGGTGTGAAGTTTTACTgctaatcagatacattagagtCGAACATTAGCTTTGAAGGCCACTATAAGAGACAGAAAAAGTCATCCGTCAGAGTCTTACCTTAGCGTTGAAGTGCCGGAGGGTGGTAACTGTCACTCGGCACACCGGCAACACTGCCATTCCACAGGTAAGGTTTAACACGGCTGCGGACGCTCGGGATAAGCACAGACAGGACTGTAACATACATGGGTATATCATAAAGCTTATCACACAATAGATTTAGCCTTGCTGAGAAAACGAATATGAATGACAGACTTTACAAACCACAAAGATATGCCGTTTCTTGACTGGCTCTACCAAACTGATTTACAAAGCTGACTGATTCAGGTACAAATCTTCCCTGAACAATATGCCCTCATCAGCacgtttgtttcttttcaacaCACAAGaaccaatgtgagttcaagtttagtttatgctggcttaatctccggctgtacgtggaaaggtctgtcagcagcttgcggatggtcgtgggtttcccccgggctgtgcccggtttcctaccatcataatgctgatcgccgttgtatatgtgaaatattcttgagtacggcgtaaaacaccaatcaaataaataaataaataaataaataaatcaatacacaaGACAATGCGTGTGCATATCTGCCAGCCCACACTGTATTATAGCCATGGAAATTTACACAAGCTCCATTCATGGATATCTTGTACTTGTATACTCTGGGAATCTCGGATTTCGATCActttaaatgaatgattatggtttaacgcccgATCACTTTGAAGTTTGC
Encoded proteins:
- the LOC135474917 gene encoding NADPH oxidase 4-like produces the protein MATSSRWSRYAATKYSLVVLWLSGCGVLFWRTYRYYKYEPSFYYVHQILGSCLCLSRASAAVLNLTCGMAVLPVCRVTVTTLRHFNAKMKLRTMRMLLDCCKGFHICCAYLIVGTSMVHFSAHMWNARNFSMYYNHVIRDVNAALYQDQDPLWILLQTVPGVTGFLMMILLSLIVSSSVTNIRNVNYDLFWYCHRLFVLFYVLLLVHALKGPIRKQINVNSHTPGCPIKNITSGNMTLLPETRQEPIPEAEYNFGTACDDNPRFTQIGCYSWLWVSGPLLVYVCDTVYRFTRRLTQVKLVAVKNHPCDVVELQLERPGFAAKPGQFILLQCPRISTFEWHPFSLTMCPVSERPSFSVHIRARGDWSEKLRKLLLNSHDRLENEAVENMRHCLRVDGPFCSPMEDVRKYRVLLCIAGGIGVTPFISLLTAIRDSKKWTRKLHRVCLVWMCREYESFGCFQELIESCHAQCWQDNRPDLFDIRFHCTGHALTRHQNDFVKKRLCHGRPNWKDIFSHMKTIHKRFDTGVFCCGPRGLVTDVKYWCHELSSQPNRFFFYHESY